The following coding sequences lie in one Micromonospora sp. R77 genomic window:
- a CDS encoding TIGR01777 family oxidoreductase: MRILMAGASGFLGTRLVDRLTADGHQVTRLVRRPARTPDERQWNPSAAQLDPAVVADADAVVNMAGAGVGDKRWNDDYRKLIRSSRVDTTTTLAVTIAGLPAADRPKALLNSSAVGWYGNTGDRVVEEDAPAGEGFLADVCRVWEAATRPAEDAGVRVVRLRTGLPLHRDGGLLKPQLLPFKLGIAGKLGSGRQWLPWISLRDWLDATLFLLDREDVAGPVNLVGPHPVTNAEFTRELARQLHRPAIMPIPALALKVALGGFAQEALTSTRVLPGVLPRAGFGFTHPDLPSALHAALTQ, encoded by the coding sequence ATGCGGATCCTCATGGCCGGCGCGTCCGGCTTCCTCGGCACCCGGCTGGTCGACCGGCTCACCGCCGACGGGCACCAGGTGACCCGGCTGGTCCGGCGACCGGCGCGTACCCCGGACGAGCGGCAGTGGAATCCCTCCGCCGCCCAGCTCGACCCGGCCGTGGTGGCCGACGCGGACGCGGTGGTCAACATGGCCGGTGCGGGCGTCGGCGACAAGCGGTGGAACGACGACTACCGGAAGCTGATCCGGTCCAGCCGGGTCGACACCACCACCACCCTGGCGGTCACCATCGCCGGGCTGCCCGCCGCGGACCGCCCGAAGGCGCTGCTCAACTCGTCGGCCGTCGGCTGGTACGGCAACACCGGCGACCGGGTGGTGGAGGAGGACGCCCCGGCGGGCGAGGGCTTCCTGGCCGACGTGTGCCGGGTGTGGGAGGCGGCGACCCGGCCCGCCGAGGACGCCGGCGTACGGGTGGTGCGGCTGCGTACCGGGCTGCCGCTGCACCGCGACGGTGGCCTGCTCAAGCCGCAGCTGCTGCCGTTCAAGCTGGGCATCGCCGGGAAGCTGGGCAGCGGCCGGCAGTGGCTGCCCTGGATCTCGCTGCGGGACTGGCTGGACGCGACGCTGTTCCTGCTGGACCGGGAGGACGTCGCCGGCCCGGTCAACCTGGTCGGCCCCCACCCGGTCACCAACGCCGAGTTCACCAGGGAGCTGGCCCGCCAGCTGCACCGCCCGGCGATCATGCCGATCCCGGCGCTCGCCCTCAAGGTGGCCCTCGGCGGCTTCGCGCAGGAGGCCCTGACCAGCACCCGCGTCCTGCCCGGTGTGCTGCCCAGGGCCGGCTTCGGCTTCACCCATCCCGACCTGCCGAGCGCCCTGCACGCCGCCCTGACGCAGTGA
- a CDS encoding PHB depolymerase family esterase, translated as MRRSPSILTRLAGVAAGIVLAAAAVLTVAVPAQAATLTQVTGFGSNPGNLAMYAYRPDGLPANAPAVVLLHGCTQDATGYFTNSGWRKYADLWKFALLVPQQSSANNSSSCFNWFETGDTTRGQGEALSIKQMVDYAKSNYAVDPGRIYVSGLSAGAAMSAVMLATYPDVFAAGSVIAGLPYRCATSSTSAYSCMNPGVDRTPAQWGDLVRGAYSGYAGRRPRVAIWHGTSDYTVAVANAAESRDQWTDVLGVPQTPTSTASLPGGTSLEVYGNDAVRLYRVSGMGHGTPVDPGSATDQCGTAAAYFLDTICSTYRDALFFGLDGGVTPGPTATATATATPSPTASPTPTPTASPVCVTASNYAHVAAGRAYQSGGYAYALGSNQRMGLYNTFYTTALKQTGPSYWVIGC; from the coding sequence GTGCGCCGCTCTCCGTCCATCCTCACCCGGCTCGCCGGGGTGGCCGCCGGGATCGTGCTGGCCGCCGCCGCGGTGCTGACCGTGGCCGTACCCGCGCAGGCCGCCACCCTGACCCAGGTCACCGGCTTCGGCTCCAACCCCGGCAACCTCGCCATGTACGCGTACCGCCCGGACGGCCTGCCGGCGAACGCGCCCGCCGTGGTCCTGCTGCACGGCTGCACCCAGGACGCCACCGGCTACTTCACCAACTCCGGCTGGCGCAAGTACGCCGACCTGTGGAAGTTCGCGCTGCTCGTGCCCCAGCAGTCGTCGGCCAACAACTCCAGCTCCTGCTTCAACTGGTTCGAGACCGGGGACACCACGCGCGGCCAGGGCGAGGCCCTGTCGATCAAGCAGATGGTCGACTACGCGAAGTCGAACTACGCCGTCGACCCGGGCCGGATCTATGTCAGCGGCCTCTCGGCCGGTGCCGCGATGAGCGCCGTCATGCTGGCCACCTACCCAGACGTCTTCGCCGCCGGCTCGGTCATCGCCGGGCTGCCCTACCGCTGCGCGACGAGCAGCACCAGCGCGTACTCCTGCATGAACCCCGGGGTGGACAGGACGCCCGCGCAGTGGGGCGACCTGGTCCGCGGCGCGTACTCCGGCTATGCCGGCCGCCGGCCGCGGGTGGCGATCTGGCACGGCACCAGCGACTACACGGTGGCGGTGGCCAACGCCGCCGAGTCCCGCGACCAGTGGACCGACGTGCTCGGCGTCCCGCAGACCCCGACCAGCACGGCGTCGCTGCCCGGCGGCACCAGCCTCGAGGTGTACGGCAACGACGCGGTCCGTCTCTACCGGGTCTCCGGGATGGGGCACGGCACCCCGGTCGACCCGGGTTCGGCGACCGACCAGTGCGGGACGGCCGCCGCGTACTTCCTGGACACCATCTGCTCGACCTACCGGGACGCGCTCTTCTTCGGTCTCGACGGCGGCGTGACGCCCGGCCCGACCGCCACCGCCACGGCCACCGCCACGCCCAGCCCGACCGCCTCGCCGACGCCGACCCCGACGGCCTCGCCGGTCTGCGTCACCGCCAGCAACTACGCGCACGTGGCCGCCGGCCGCGCCTACCAGTCCGGCGGCTACGCGTACGCGCTCGGCAGCAACCAGCGGATGGGCCTCTACAACACCTTCTACACGACCGCCCTCAAGCAGACCGGCCCGAGCTACTGGGTCATCGGCTGCTGA